Below is a window of Streptomyces sp. NBC_01429 DNA.
CCGAGGGCTCCGTCCTCATCTCCTTCGGTGACACCAGAGTCTTCTGCACCGCCTCGGTCACCGAGGGCGTCCCCCGCTGGCGCAAGGGCAGCGGCGAAGGCTGGGTCACCGCCGAATACTCGATGCTGCCCCGCTCCACCAACACCCGCGGCGACCGCGAGTCCGTCCGCGGCAAGATCGGCGGACGCACCCACGAGATCAGCCGCCTCATCGGCCGCTCCCTGCGCGCGGTCATCGACTACAAGGCGCTCGGCGAGAACACCGTCGTCCTCGACTGCGATGTCCTCCAGGCCGACGGCGGCACCCGTACGGCCGCCATCACCGGCGCCTACGTCGCCCTCGCCGACGCCGTCTCCTGGGCCCAGGGCAAGAAGATCGTCAAGGCCGGCCGCCGCCCGCTGACCGGCACGGTCGCCGCCGTGAGCGTCGGCATCGTGGACGGTGCGCCGCTCCTCGACCTCTGTTACGAGGAGGACGTCCGCGCCGACACCGACATGAACGTCGTCTGTACCGGCGACGGCCGCTTCGTCGAGGTCCAGGGCACGGCGGAGGCCGAGCCCTTCGACCGCAAGGAGCTGAACGCGCTGCTCGACCTCGCCACGGCGGGCTGCGTGGACCTGGCGACCCTCCAGCGCACGGCGCTGGAGCAGACTCTCTGAGACGGAGGGGGTACGGGCGCATGCCCGTACCCCCGACCCGTCCCGGGGCGGACCGGGTGGACCGGGTGGACCGGGTCGGACCGGCCGGGGCGCCCGTCCGATACTGAACGGCATGACCCGCCTGATCCTCGCCACCCGCAACGCCGGGAAGCTCATCGAACTCAAGGCCATCCTCGCGGACGCCGGCCTGCCCCACGACCTCGTCGGGGCGGACGCCTACCCCGAGATCCCCGACGTCAAGGAAACCGGCGTCACCTTCGCCGAGAACGCCCTGCTCAAGGCGCACGCCCTGGCCACCGCCACCGGCCTGCCCGCCGTCGCCGACGACTCCGGCCTCTGCGTGGACGTCCTCGGCGGCGCCCCCGGCATCTTCTCCGCCCGCTGGTCAGGCGTGCACGGTGACGACCGGGCGAACCTGGACCTCCTGCTGGCCCAGCTGGCCGACATCGCCCCACCCCACCGCGCCGCCCACTTCGCCTGCGCGGCGGCCCTGGCCCTCCCCGACGGCACCCACCGGGTCGTGGAAGGCCGCCTCGAAGGCACCCTCCGCACCACCCCCGCCGGCACGGGCGGCTTCGGCTACGACCCGATCCTCCAGCCCGCCGGCGAGACCCGCACCTGCGCGGAGCTGTCGGCGGCGGAGAAGAACGCGATCAGCCACCGGGGCAAGGCGTTCAGGGCCCTGGCCCCGGTGGTCGCGGAACTGCTGGGCTGACACGGGTATGCCGAAGGGCGGGCCCCATACGCTGGGTGCCCGCCCTTCGGTTCCATGGTCAGTGCGGCCGGTGGGATTCGAACCCACACAGGATTTCTCCCAGATGCCCCTAAAACACCCGCCGATACCAGTTTGGCTACGGCCGCTCGCCGCCCACCATCGTACCGGGCGCCCTGACCTCCCGGCGGAGGTGGCTACGGTGCGGGCCGGGGTTTCGCCCGGCGGTTGCGGCACCACGTGTCCGTGAGCGCATGGCAGTTCGGGCACAGGTAGCGCAGGTTCCCGGCGCGGTTATCGAGCCGGTCACCACTGATGTGGTCGATCTGTAGCGTCATCGGCTGCCCGAGCCATGCACCGGTGTTCCCGCACGACGCGCAGCGGTACGGGACGCCGATCTCCTGGAGGGCACGGTGGAGCCGGGACCGGTTGGTGCGCGGTGAGCGCTCCGGCAGGACGACGAGCGTGTCCCCGGCGACCGGCTTCGGGGTGCGCGGCCGCACGGAACCCCAGGTCCGCCGCTTGAAGTGGCCGGTGTCGAGGCCGAGTTCGGCCACTTTCCGGCGTACCCGGCGGTGATTGGTGTCGTTCACGGTGAGCCCGAGGGTCCGCATGACGTCCGCGTAACCGGAGGCGGCGGGTATCGCCCGGCGCAGAGCGGTCTCCGGGATCGCCACGCGCGCGTTGCGGAAATGGGCGGTGTCGACACCCCGCTCCCTGAGTATCCGGCCGAGCGCCGCGCGCGACCGCCCGTCGTCGGGTACGCCGAGCGCGCGGGCCACTCCGCGCACGCTGTGCGCACGGGCGGCTGCCGCCGCCAGCTCCACGGTGGTGAACGGCGACTCGGCCCGTACGCGGTTCATGCCGGGGAAGTGGCTGACGTCGATCCCGGCCGTCTCGATACGGCGCGCCAGGTGCGACAGCGTGCCCGTGGCGGGCGCGGCGCCCAGCCTCACGGCGACCTCGCGCAAGGTCGTGGAGGTCGTGACGGCGGCGGCGATGATCTCGTCCGGGTACTTCCGCCACGTGCTCCGCCGCTTGAAGTGCGTGGTGTCGAGGCCGAGTTCGGCCACCTTGCCCTGGAGGGCGCGTCTGCGGCCCCCGCTCGCGCGGACCCCGAGCCGCCGCATCAGATCGGCCCAGCTCTCCGCCGCGGCGACCGCGTCGGCCAGCCGGTCCCCGTCGTACGGCTCGGACATGATCCCCCCTCGACCCGGGCACGCGTTCGTGGCGTCGCACTGGATAACGAGCCGGATTCCGGACCGTCACGTCCGAAAAGCGGAACGCCCCGCACCGGATGGGGACTTGGCGCGGGGCGGTCAGTGGTGCGGGGCGTTCCGGGGCGGGGGCGGGGGCGGGCAGAACTTCGGGTCAGAACTTCGGGTCCGGTGTCTGGGCGTGGATCAGTTCCGCCGCCTCCTCGTCCGTCTCCACCGACGGCGGCGAACCCGCCAGCGGCTTCTGGGCCGTCTCCTTCATGCACGCCACCGCGATCACCCCCACCAGCGCCGCCGCCATCGCGTAGTACGCGGGCATCAGGTTGTTGTCCGTGAGGCTGATGAGGCCGGTGATGACGAAGGGTGTCGTGCCGCCGAAGAGGGAGGCCGAGAAGTTGTAGCCGACGGACAGCGAGCCGTAGCGGACCTCGGTCGGGAAGAGGGCGGGGAGGGCCGCCGACATGGTGCCGAGGAGGCAGACCAGGGAGAAGCCCAGCATCGCCATGCCGATGACGATCGCGGGGATGCTGCCCTGCTTGATCAGCAGGAACGCCGGCAGCGAGAGGAAGAAGAAGCCGAGCATCCCCGCCATCAGCAGCGGCTTTCGGCCGAAACGGTCGCTGAGCCTGCCCACCTGGCTGATGACCAGCATCAGCGCGGCCATGACGCCCAGCAGGATCAGCAGGCCGTGCGTCTCGCCGTAGTCCAGTTCGTTGGAGAGGTACGTCGGCATGTACGACAGCAGCATGTAGTCCGTGATGTTGTACGCGCCGACCAGCGCGACGCACAGGATCAGCGACGGCCAGTACTGCCGGAAGATCTTGCCGAGGTCGCGCGCGGTGGTCGACTCCACGGCGTCCGCCGCGTCGGAGGCGTGCACGTTGCCCGCCTCCAGCTTCTGGAAGGCCGGCGTCTCGTCGAGGCGCAGCCGCAGGTAGAGGCCGACCAGGCCGAGCGGCCCCGCGACCAGGAAGGGGATCCGCCAGCCCCAGGACTCCATCGTGTCGCTGCCCAGTACCGCCGTGAGCGCGGTGACCAGACCGGCCGCGCCCACATAGCCCGCCAGGGTGCCGAACTCCAGGAAGCTGCCGAAGAAGCCGCGGCGCTTGTCGGGGGCGTACTCCGCGATGAACGTCGAAGCGCCGCCGTACTCGCCGCCCGTGGAGAAGCCCTGGACCAGCCGGAAGAAGACCAGCAGGGCCGGGGCCCAGAGGCCGATCGTCGCGTGCGAGGGGATCAGGCCGATCGCGAAGGTGCCGATGGCCATCAGGATCATCGTCAGCGCGAGGACCTTTTTGCGGCCCAGCCTGTCACCCATCGGGCCGAAGAACATTCCGCCGAGTGGCCGTACGAGGAAGGCCACGGCGAAGGTCGCGAAGGAGGAGAGCAGCTCGAACGTGGGGTTCCCGGACGGGAAGAACACGTGCCCGATCGTGACGGCGAGGTAGCTGTAGATCCCGAAGTCGAACCACTCCATGGCGTTACCCAGGGAGGCCGCCTTGACGGCGCGCCTGACCGCCGCGTCGTCGGTGACGGTGATGTCCGACCGCCGGAGCTTGGGGTTCTTCCGCTGTCTGATCGCCCGGAAGAGGGCGGGATGGCGCTTGACCGCGGCGGGGTCGGCCACCTCTTCGTGCTCCTGGCCGGCCATGGGTCGGTCCTTTCCTCGGGGTGAAACTCCAAGGAGACCTTCTGCGCGATCGTGGCGGATGCAAACCGAGGTCCCACGAAAGTGGGACCTCGGTCACAGGGCGGGACGGTTCAGATGCCCAGGTCCTTGATGATCTTCGCTACGTGTCCGGTCGCGCGCACGTTGTAGAAGGCCTGCTCGACCCGGCCCCGCTCGTCCACGACGAACGTGGAGCGGATGACGCCGGTCACCGTCTTGCCGTACATCTTCTTCTCGCCGAAGGCGCCGTACGCCTCCAGCACCGCCTTGGACGGGTCGCCGACCAGCGTGACCTTCAGGTTCTCCTGCTCGCGGAACTTCGCCAGCTTCTCCGGCTTGTCGGGCGACACGCCGATGACGTCGTAGCCCGCGCCGGCCAGCAGCTCCAGGTTGTCGGTGAAGTCGCACGCCTGCTTGGTGCAGCCGGGGGTGAGGGCGGCGGGGTAGAAGTACACGATCACCTTGCGGCCCTTGTGGTCCGCGAGCGAGACGTCCTTGCCGTCCGCGTCGGGCAGGGTGAAGGCGGGGGCGGTGTCGCCGGGCTGGAGGCGCTCGCTCATGGTTCTCCTCGGTCGGGCCGGCGCCCCGGCGGCGGGGATGATCCCGGTGGGGCGCGACCGTGTGGCGTGACGGGCTTCCTCGGGGGTAGCCGCCGGTACGCCGCCGAGCGTAATCGGGGGTGCCGCCGGGTGCGGCGGCGGCGGAGCTGACAGACTGTCGAAGAAGGACTACCGGACAAGACCACGGAGGCAGCGCGGTGTCGGAATCCAGGACCCCGGCGCAGATCGAGGCGGACATCGTCCGCCGGCGCGGACAGCTTGCCGAGACGCTCGACGAGATCGGGGTACGGGTGCACCCCAAGACGATCGTCGGCGACGCGAAGGCCAAGGTGGCCTCCACGGTGGACCAGACGGCGGGGCGGGCGTTCGTCGCGGTGAACAGGACGATCGCGGGCGTGCGCGCCTCGTTCGTCGGCGACGACGGCGGGCCCCGGCTGGAGCGGCTGGTCCCGGTGGCGCTGGTCACCGTCGGGGTCGTCGGACTGCTGGTGGTGTCGACGCGGCGGCGCCGCTCCTGAGCGCGCGCGACGTGCCGACCGCGCGCCCCATGACCCCTATGGCGCAGCGCGCCGTGACGGCCAGGTAGGTTCTGGGGCGTGAGCGAGAAACCCCGCAGTGAGCACGACAAGCTGCCCATCCGGATGCTCCACGACCGGGTTCTGGTCAGGACGGACATCCCGGAGGGCGAGCGGCGCTCGTCCGGCGGCATCCTGATTCCGGCGACGGCCGAGGTCGGCAGGCGGCTGGCCTGGGCCGAGGTGGTGGCCGTGGGGCAGAACGTACGGACGGTGACGCCGGGGGACCGGGTGCTGTACGACCCCGAGGACCGCGCCGAGGTCGAGGTGCGCGGGGTGGCGTACGTACTGATGCGCGAGCGCGATCTGCACGCCGTGGCGGCGGACCGGTTCGAGGGCTCCGAGGACTCGACCGGGCTGTACCTCTAGAACCCCGCGACCTCTGGAGCCCCGCGACCTCTGGAACTCCGCGACCTCAAGACTCCGCGACCTCAAGAACTCCGCGGTACCCGCGCCTACAGCCTTCGTGAAGACCTGGTGACCCTGCTCACCAGGTCTTTTTGCTACGGTGGCGGGACCCCGACGAGACGCGCCGTACCGGGTCCAATCGAAAGACGACGCACCTGTTGTTCCGTGTGTTTCTCGCCGGGAGGTGCCGTCATGGCGTGGGTTCTGTTGATCGTGGCCGGTCTGGTCGAGGTCGGCTGGTCGATCGGGATGAAGTTCACCGAGGGGTTCACCCGGCTGTGGCCGAGCGTGTTCACGTGCGCCGGGATCGTGGTGAGCATGCTGCTGCTGGCGCAGGCGGCGAAGACCCTGCCGATCGGTACGGCCTACGGCGTGTGGGTCGGCATCGGCGCGGCCGGCGCGGCGGTGGTCGGCATGGTGGCGCTGGGGGAGCCGGCGACCGCCGCCCGGATCTTCTTCGTCTCGCTGCTGCTGGTGGCGGTGGTGGGGCTGAAGGTCACCTCGGGTCACTGACGCGACATGCCCTGGGCCGACGTGGGTGCGTGTCCGCCCGCGGTGCTTGCGGACCGGCCTCTTACGGCAGCACCGGGTCCCCCGTGGAGGTACGTGCCGGTGCGCCCGCTCCGGCCGTCGCGCCGGTGTCGGTGCCGCCGTTCGCCGCGCCGCCGTCGGCCGCCGAGCCCGCGGTGTCGGCGCCCGTGGTCGTCGTCCCCGTACCGCCGTCGGCCGTCGCGCCGCCGTCCGTGGCGGTGCCGCCGTCGGTCTGGCCCTGGGTCTGGCCGCCGTCCGTGGTGGCGCCGCCCGTCTGGCCCTCCGTGGTGTCCGGGGTCTGGCCGCCGCCGGTGGTGCTGCCGCCCGTCGCGCTCTGCGTGGGTTCGTCGCTCTGGCCCTGCGTCCCGCCCGCGGTGGCCCCCGGGCTCGACGACCGGCCGGGCGGCGCGGACTCGTCGGACTGTCCGGGGTCCGGGGACGACACCGCGTTCGCGCCGTCCTGCAACTGGAGGTCGAAGTCCTGGGCCTCGCTGCCCTGGAGGGCGGCGGCCGTGTACGCGCCCCAGATCTGGGCGGGCGGCCCGCCGCCGTTGATGCGCGGCTGGCCGAGGGCTCCGTACAGCGGCTTCTGCTCGGCGGTCTTCGGGTCGGCGCCCATCACGGCGACGACCGTGGCGAGGTCCGGGGTGTAGCCGGCGAACCAGGCCGACTTGTCGTTCTCGCCCGTACCGGTCTTGCCCGCCGCCGGGCGGCCGGCGGCCTGGGCGGCGGTGCCGGTGCCGCCGTCGACCACGCTGCGCAGCATGGAGGTGGTGGTGTCGGCGGCCTCGCGGCTGATGGTCTGCTTGGTGTCGCGTGCGGGCAGCGTCACCTTCGTACCGTTCTTGGCGACCTTGCCGACCAGGGTGTACGTGCCGTGCGCGCCGTGGTTGGCGAGGGTGGCGTACGCCTCCGCCATGTCCAGGACGCTCGCGGTGGCCGGGCCGAGGGCGATGGAGGGGGAGGCGGTGAGGTCGGGCGTGTTGGTGGGAATGCCCAGGGCGACGGCGGTCTTCCGGACGTCGGCGGGGCCGACGTCCTCGGCCATCTGCGCGTAGACGGCGTTGACGGACTTGTCGGTGGCGGTCCTGACGGTGATGGGGCCGTAGTCGACGTCGTCCTCGTTGGAGGGGGCGTAGCCGGTGGATCCGTCGGGGCCTTCGACCATGTGCTGGTTGTCGCCGTCGTAGATGGTGTTGGGGGTGATCGTCCGGCCGTCCTGGGTCTCGGAGCCGTTCTCGACGGCGGAGGCGAAGACGAACGGCTTGAAGGTGGAGCCGACCTGGTAGTCGCGGCGGGTCGCGTTGTTGACGTACTGCTTGGTGTAGTCGATGCCGCCGTACATCGCGACGACCTGCCCGGATTCGGGGTCGATGGAGGCGCCGCCGACCCGGACGTTCCGGTCGGCCGCGCGCTCGTCGCTGAGCTGGGAGGTGACCTTGTCCTTGACGGCCTTGACGAAGGCGTCCTGCTTCTTGCGGTCGAGGGTGGTGGTGATGCGGTAGCCGCCCGTGGCCAGGGTGTTCTCGTCGATGATCTTGTTGCTGGTGAGGTAGTCCTTGACGGCCTGGACGATGTAGCCGCGCTGGCCGGAGAGCCCGGTGGAGGAGGTCCGTACCTCGCGCGGCTGCGGGAAGGTGGTGGCGGCGCGGGTGCCGGCGCCGAGCCACTTCTCCTTGACCATCCCGTCGAGCACGTAGTTCCAGCGGGCGAGGGCGGCCGGCTTGTTCTCGGGGTGGACGACGACGTCGAACTCGCTGGGCGCGTTGAGCAGGGAGGCCAGATAGGCGCCCTGCGCCGTGTTGATGTCCTCGATGTCCTTGCCGTAGTACGCCTGGGCCGCCGCCTGGATGCCGTAGGCGTTGCGGCCGAAGTAGCTGGTGTTCAGATAGCCCTGGAGGATCTGCTCCTTGGACACCTCGCGATTGAGCTTGATCGCGATGAAGAATTCCTTGGTCTTGCGGATGACGGTCTGTTCCTGGCCGAGGTAGTAGTTCTTCACGTACTGCTGGGTGATCGTCGAGCCGCCCTGGGTGCCCTTCCCGCTGACCGTGTTCCAGGCGGCGCGGGCCATGCCCTGCGGGTCGACGGCGGGCTCGCTGTAGAAGCCGCGGTCCTCGGCGGCGAGCACGGCGCGCTGCACGGTCTTGGGCACCTGGGACAGCGAGACGTTCTCGCGGTTGACCTCGCCGTCGCGGGCGATCTGGGTGCCGTCCGCGTACAGGTAGACGTTGGACTGGGCGGTGGCGGCGGCGTTGGCGGCCGGGATGGGGACCAGCTTGTAGCCCAGGACGAAGCCGCCGACGAGGACGAGCGCGCCGAGCACGAACGCGCCGAGCAGCATGCGCCAGGTCGGGAAGAGCCTGCGCCAGCCGGTGCGCTTGCGCTTGCGCGCCAGGCGCTTGGCCTTCTTGCTGCTCACACCGTCGCTGTTCGCACCGTCGCCGGCGGGCCCCGGGGCGCCCGGGGCCGAGGGGTCCCGGGGGGCCCAGCCCTGCTGCTGTGGCTCGTCACTCATATGTGTGAAGACTCCTCGGCCGCGGCCGGCGGTTCACTCTCCGGCATAACGGTGTCGTATCAGGCGATTAGTGGTGCAGCCGCAAGAAAGGCTGTGCACTCCCCATGAAACACGGCGGCGGGCCGGTCAGGCGGGCGGCCGGATATTGGGTCGCGGCGGCTGACCCCCGTGGACTACGGTCGGGCGCTTGTGCCTGAAGACGCTGGAGCTGGAGCTGGAGCTGGAGCTGGAGCTGGAGCTGGAGACGGCGGCAGGCGGCAGGCGGGGGACGACCAATGGACAGGGGGGCGAAAGTGGTGCGGCTGTACGCGGTCGTGGCCGCGGGCGGATTCCGACGGTACGCGACCTATCGCGTGGCGACCGTCGCGGGGGTGTTCACCAACACGGTCTTCGGCTTCATCATGGCGTACGCCTACACGGCGCTCTGGGACGAGAGGCCCCGGCTCGGCGGCTACGACCTCGCGCAGGCGGTGACGTACGTGTGGCTGGGCCAGGCGCTGCTCGCCGCCTGCGCCACGATCGGCGGCGGCTTCGAGGACGAGCTGATCGAACGCATCCGCACCGGGGACGTCGCCGTCGATCTCTACCGGCCCGTCGATCTCCAGCTGTGGTGGCTGGCGGCGGATCTGGGCCGGGCCGCGTTCCAGCTGCTGGGGCGCGGGGTCGTACCGATGGCGGTCGCCGCGGTCGCCTTCGATCTGGCACTGCCGGGTGATCCGCTGACCTGGCTGGCGTTCCTGTTCGCGGTGCTGCTCGGGCTCGTGGTCAGTTTCGCGATCAGGTTCCTGATCGCGCTCTCCGCGTTCTGGCTGCTGGACGGCGCGGGGGTGGCGCAGCTGGGGATGCTGGCGGCGATGTTCTTCTCCGGGATGCTGCTGCCGCTGAACATCTTCCCCGGGGCGCTGGGCGAGGTGGCGCGGGCGCTGCCCTGGTCGTCGCTGCTCCAGGTCCCGGCGGATGTCTTCCTGGGGGAGCGCACCGGGTGGGACCTGGTGGGCGCGTTCGGGTTCCAGGCGGCCTGGGCGCTGGCGCTGCTCGCGGCGGGCCGGGCGCTCCAGTCCGTCGCGACGCGGAGGGTGGTGGTCCAGGGTGGCTGAGGAGACGGCTCTCACCGCGGGAGAGCAGGCCGCGCCCGATACGGAACGGTTGATTCCGAAGCCGTCGCGTGGGGCGATGCTGTGGAACGGGCTACGGGCGTACGGATTGATCGTCGCGATGTGGACGCGGTCCACGATGGCGTACCGCGCGTCCTTCGCGATGATGGCGTTCGGGAACTTCGCGGCGACCGCCTTCGACTTCCTGGCGATCCTGATCATGTTCTCCCACATCGACTCCCTGGGCGGCTACTCGCTGCCCGAGGTGGCGTTCCTGTACGGGACCGCCGGTACGGCCTTCGGCCTCGCCGAGCTGTTCCTCGGATCGATGAACCGGCTGGGCAGCAGGGTGCGCGACGGCACGCTCGACACGCT
It encodes the following:
- a CDS encoding DMT family transporter is translated as MAWVLLIVAGLVEVGWSIGMKFTEGFTRLWPSVFTCAGIVVSMLLLAQAAKTLPIGTAYGVWVGIGAAGAAVVGMVALGEPATAARIFFVSLLLVAVVGLKVTSGH
- a CDS encoding ABC transporter permease, yielding MRLYAVVAAGGFRRYATYRVATVAGVFTNTVFGFIMAYAYTALWDERPRLGGYDLAQAVTYVWLGQALLAACATIGGGFEDELIERIRTGDVAVDLYRPVDLQLWWLAADLGRAAFQLLGRGVVPMAVAAVAFDLALPGDPLTWLAFLFAVLLGLVVSFAIRFLIALSAFWLLDGAGVAQLGMLAAMFFSGMLLPLNIFPGALGEVARALPWSSLLQVPADVFLGERTGWDLVGAFGFQAAWALALLAAGRALQSVATRRVVVQGG
- a CDS encoding HNH endonuclease signature motif containing protein; translation: MSEPYDGDRLADAVAAAESWADLMRRLGVRASGGRRRALQGKVAELGLDTTHFKRRSTWRKYPDEIIAAAVTTSTTLREVAVRLGAAPATGTLSHLARRIETAGIDVSHFPGMNRVRAESPFTTVELAAAAARAHSVRGVARALGVPDDGRSRAALGRILRERGVDTAHFRNARVAIPETALRRAIPAASGYADVMRTLGLTVNDTNHRRVRRKVAELGLDTGHFKRRTWGSVRPRTPKPVAGDTLVVLPERSPRTNRSRLHRALQEIGVPYRCASCGNTGAWLGQPMTLQIDHISGDRLDNRAGNLRYLCPNCHALTDTWCRNRRAKPRPAP
- the bcp gene encoding thioredoxin-dependent thiol peroxidase, producing the protein MSERLQPGDTAPAFTLPDADGKDVSLADHKGRKVIVYFYPAALTPGCTKQACDFTDNLELLAGAGYDVIGVSPDKPEKLAKFREQENLKVTLVGDPSKAVLEAYGAFGEKKMYGKTVTGVIRSTFVVDERGRVEQAFYNVRATGHVAKIIKDLGI
- a CDS encoding GroES family chaperonin, with product MLHDRVLVRTDIPEGERRSSGGILIPATAEVGRRLAWAEVVAVGQNVRTVTPGDRVLYDPEDRAEVEVRGVAYVLMRERDLHAVAADRFEGSEDSTGLYL
- the rdgB gene encoding RdgB/HAM1 family non-canonical purine NTP pyrophosphatase; translation: MTRLILATRNAGKLIELKAILADAGLPHDLVGADAYPEIPDVKETGVTFAENALLKAHALATATGLPAVADDSGLCVDVLGGAPGIFSARWSGVHGDDRANLDLLLAQLADIAPPHRAAHFACAAALALPDGTHRVVEGRLEGTLRTTPAGTGGFGYDPILQPAGETRTCAELSAAEKNAISHRGKAFRALAPVVAELLG
- the rph gene encoding ribonuclease PH translates to MSRIDGRTPEQLRPVTIERGWSKHAEGSVLISFGDTRVFCTASVTEGVPRWRKGSGEGWVTAEYSMLPRSTNTRGDRESVRGKIGGRTHEISRLIGRSLRAVIDYKALGENTVVLDCDVLQADGGTRTAAITGAYVALADAVSWAQGKKIVKAGRRPLTGTVAAVSVGIVDGAPLLDLCYEEDVRADTDMNVVCTGDGRFVEVQGTAEAEPFDRKELNALLDLATAGCVDLATLQRTALEQTL
- a CDS encoding transglycosylase domain-containing protein, which produces MSDEPQQQGWAPRDPSAPGAPGPAGDGANSDGVSSKKAKRLARKRKRTGWRRLFPTWRMLLGAFVLGALVLVGGFVLGYKLVPIPAANAAATAQSNVYLYADGTQIARDGEVNRENVSLSQVPKTVQRAVLAAEDRGFYSEPAVDPQGMARAAWNTVSGKGTQGGSTITQQYVKNYYLGQEQTVIRKTKEFFIAIKLNREVSKEQILQGYLNTSYFGRNAYGIQAAAQAYYGKDIEDINTAQGAYLASLLNAPSEFDVVVHPENKPAALARWNYVLDGMVKEKWLGAGTRAATTFPQPREVRTSSTGLSGQRGYIVQAVKDYLTSNKIIDENTLATGGYRITTTLDRKKQDAFVKAVKDKVTSQLSDERAADRNVRVGGASIDPESGQVVAMYGGIDYTKQYVNNATRRDYQVGSTFKPFVFASAVENGSETQDGRTITPNTIYDGDNQHMVEGPDGSTGYAPSNEDDVDYGPITVRTATDKSVNAVYAQMAEDVGPADVRKTAVALGIPTNTPDLTASPSIALGPATASVLDMAEAYATLANHGAHGTYTLVGKVAKNGTKVTLPARDTKQTISREAADTTTSMLRSVVDGGTGTAAQAAGRPAAGKTGTGENDKSAWFAGYTPDLATVVAVMGADPKTAEQKPLYGALGQPRINGGGPPAQIWGAYTAAALQGSEAQDFDLQLQDGANAVSSPDPGQSDESAPPGRSSSPGATAGGTQGQSDEPTQSATGGSTTGGGQTPDTTEGQTGGATTDGGQTQGQTDGGTATDGGATADGGTGTTTTGADTAGSAADGGAANGGTDTGATAGAGAPARTSTGDPVLP
- the proP gene encoding glycine betaine/L-proline transporter ProP produces the protein MAGQEHEEVADPAAVKRHPALFRAIRQRKNPKLRRSDITVTDDAAVRRAVKAASLGNAMEWFDFGIYSYLAVTIGHVFFPSGNPTFELLSSFATFAVAFLVRPLGGMFFGPMGDRLGRKKVLALTMILMAIGTFAIGLIPSHATIGLWAPALLVFFRLVQGFSTGGEYGGASTFIAEYAPDKRRGFFGSFLEFGTLAGYVGAAGLVTALTAVLGSDTMESWGWRIPFLVAGPLGLVGLYLRLRLDETPAFQKLEAGNVHASDAADAVESTTARDLGKIFRQYWPSLILCVALVGAYNITDYMLLSYMPTYLSNELDYGETHGLLILLGVMAALMLVISQVGRLSDRFGRKPLLMAGMLGFFFLSLPAFLLIKQGSIPAIVIGMAMLGFSLVCLLGTMSAALPALFPTEVRYGSLSVGYNFSASLFGGTTPFVITGLISLTDNNLMPAYYAMAAALVGVIAVACMKETAQKPLAGSPPSVETDEEAAELIHAQTPDPKF
- a CDS encoding DUF3618 domain-containing protein gives rise to the protein MSESRTPAQIEADIVRRRGQLAETLDEIGVRVHPKTIVGDAKAKVASTVDQTAGRAFVAVNRTIAGVRASFVGDDGGPRLERLVPVALVTVGVVGLLVVSTRRRRS